GCGTGGCTACAGATGCGCGGCTACCGGGCTTTACCTCCAAAGATTATGTTTGACGCGATGCCGCCTGGGACATTCGGCTTCCGCCTGAACGTACCTGTGAAGCGGCAAGGCCCCGAGGGAACGAAAACGATCAACATCCCGGTCGACACCGTCGTCATGCCGAAGAGGGGCAAGGCCGGTGACCTGCCGCTTCTAATCGAGGCTAAATCGGCGGGCGACTTCACTAACGTGAACAAGCGGCGCAAGGAAGAGGCGGCCAAAATGACTCAACTGCGAGTCACCTACGGTGCGAAGGTTCGCTTCATCCTGTTCCTGTGTGGATATTTCGATAGCGGTTATCTTGGATACGAGGCGGCAGAAGGCATTGATTGGGTGTGGGAACATCGGATCGATGAGCTCGCAGAGTTCGGGTTGTAAGAATGGACGCTCTGACTGCAATCGAAGCACGCCGAGTCGCCCTCCAACACGATCTCGACGGCCGCAAAACGCAGAAGGAACGCAACCGCCTCGGCCAGTTCGCGACGCCGACGACACTTGCTTCTGATGTTCTGACACACGCGCGCACGTTACTGCCGGAAGATGCGAACGTGAGGTTCCTAGATCCCGCATTTGGCACGGGATCCTTTTACGCGGCGCTCACGCGCTACTTCCCGGCCGAACGGCTCCAGAAGGCAACCGGAATCGAGATTGATCCGCACTACGGTATTGCGGCGCAAGAGCTATGGCGCAATCACGCCCTCGAGATCGAGATCGGCGATTTCACCGCCATGAAGCCGCCCGCGCCGCGGGAACGCTTCAACCTCGTGGTATGCAACCCCCCTTACGTTCGGCATCACCACATGGGAGCGAGTGAAAAGGGCCGCCTGCAAGCCGCTACGACAGCCGCGTGCGGCGTGCGCATGGGAGGCCTGGCTGGTCTGTATTGCTATTTTCTGGGCCTCGCGCATGCGTGGTTGGCAGACGACGGAATTGCAGGATGGCTGGTGCCCAGCGAGTTCATGGACGTTAACTATGGCGGTCCGGTGAAACGCTATCTCCTGCATGAAGTCGAGTTGTTGCGGATTCACCGATTCGATCCAAACGAGTTGCAATTTGGGGATGCGCTTGTATCTTCGGCGGTGGTGTGGTTTCGCAAGCGGCGGCCGCAGGCACGGCACGACGTGGAATTTAGTTACGGGGGGACGCTCTCGCATCCGATCCACTCCCGGCTTGTGTCAGTCACGGCGCTACAAAATCTGCGGAAATGGACGGGCTTAGCGGCGGGGGGACTGAAGGAGACAACCGAAGGGCTTCGGCTCACCGATTTCTTCTCGATCAAGCGCGGCCTCGCCACGGGGAACAATCGGTTTTTTATTTTGTCGCGAGCCGAGATCGAGTCGCGCAATCTACCTCGTGAATTTTTCAAGCCGATTTTACCGGGACCGCGCTATCTTCCCGCAGACGTGATCGAGGCAGAGGCAGACGGGACACCCAAGGTTGAACGGCAACAATTCATCCTCGATTGTCGGCTGCCGGAAGATCAGGTCCGTGCGCGCTTTCCGAGCCTCTGGGCCTATCTGAAAACAGGCAAGCCAAAAGTGTCCGACACCTATTTGTGCAGCCGTCGAAGTCCCTGGTATTCGCAGGAAAACCGGCCGCCTGCGCCGTTCGTTTGCACGTACATGGGCCGCGGCATCGCCAAGCGGGAGAAACCTTTTCGATTCATCCTCAACCGTTCACAGGCGACGGCGGCAAATGTCTATCTGATGCTGTATCCGATTCCGGCGCTGGCAAAAGCGATCGAGCGCGTCCCGGAGCTGGCGCGGCGGGTATGGGAGTTCCTAGATTCAATCCCGCCCGAAGTCCTTCTAGGTGAAGGTCGGGTCTATGGAGGCGGACTCTACAAGATGGAACCGAAAGAGCTCGCTAACGTACCGGCGGACGCTATATCTGCGCTCTTGCCTGCGAGCGACCTGCGACCTGCAAAGCAACGTGAGATGTTCCCGGAACGGGCCGCGTAAACCGGAGAGACTCGAACTGACATTCGATTAGTTTTTCGACACTCCTCATGGGATGGCGGCGAGGTCGTAGGCGGGGGGGAGTTTGTCGGCGACGATGGCGAGCGTGGCGCCATCGGGGGAGGCGCGCATCACCTGGCCGTCACTGCTGACGGCGAAGAAGCCGCCCT
This genomic stretch from Candidatus Binatus sp. harbors:
- a CDS encoding N-6 DNA methylase — protein: MDALTAIEARRVALQHDLDGRKTQKERNRLGQFATPTTLASDVLTHARTLLPEDANVRFLDPAFGTGSFYAALTRYFPAERLQKATGIEIDPHYGIAAQELWRNHALEIEIGDFTAMKPPAPRERFNLVVCNPPYVRHHHMGASEKGRLQAATTAACGVRMGGLAGLYCYFLGLAHAWLADDGIAGWLVPSEFMDVNYGGPVKRYLLHEVELLRIHRFDPNELQFGDALVSSAVVWFRKRRPQARHDVEFSYGGTLSHPIHSRLVSVTALQNLRKWTGLAAGGLKETTEGLRLTDFFSIKRGLATGNNRFFILSRAEIESRNLPREFFKPILPGPRYLPADVIEAEADGTPKVERQQFILDCRLPEDQVRARFPSLWAYLKTGKPKVSDTYLCSRRSPWYSQENRPPAPFVCTYMGRGIAKREKPFRFILNRSQATAANVYLMLYPIPALAKAIERVPELARRVWEFLDSIPPEVLLGEGRVYGGGLYKMEPKELANVPADAISALLPASDLRPAKQREMFPERAA